The sequence ttatttttcttactaGCTTGTTATTttgaagtttgaaatttttaaGTTATGGGGTATAGAAAGAAATCCTTTGATTTTTGCTAAACTTTTCATTGCTTGTTTGATCGCTGAATTTACTGCTGTAAACAATTTCTTTTAaggatttgatattttatttaggcttCTCCCTTCcccactttttttttaaaaaaaaaatattcatcattttattttatgtattcCTTTAAAAATGAGTACGTTACAACTTGGTACCAGAGCATGGTATCGGGGATAAGCGTCACTCTCACCATAAAGATCTCATTCAAACTCACCGCAAAGTTTGTAAGCTTTAGGTCAAGTTTATTTTGATGTTCTGGTGTTTGTGTTATGGTTTCCaaggttattttttaaaaataatttaagggGAAATTGAAGAACATGTTATGCAAGTTGGAAAATATTTGCTTTCCTTTTGATGTATCATGTGTTTCGGTCACGGTGGACTGTTGAAATATTTGTAGATAGAAGGCAGGAAGAGATCGATCGAGGTGATACAACTTTAACCAATGAGAATAACAAAACATGGGGGAACGGGTTTTGGCAGGTATGGCCCAACTATTACAGCATGGGTGGGCCAAACAGCTCAGGGCGAGGGGAACAAgtctatataatataataaaatatgaacTCCTTAGAATAACTACATTGGTCAAATTAATGGATGAACAAAAACGCTCTTAATATTTATAACTATCATATTTCaactttatttatttcaatttaaaaatataaaaaatgtttattatttttagatgtAACATAAACTTTTTATACACGTGAATTTTTGCGTGCGTGAATTACTAGTATACTATAATTCTTGTGTCTATATATATGAGTGaaagagatttttttttttttttaaaaaaacaaatatttggAAAGATAATGCAAGGAGAGAAgagtttggaaaaaaaaaaaaagaaagaagaaacctTAAATGAGGATCGTCCGAAAAGCGATGGTACTGCAGCGGACGTCGGCGGCAGTAACCGATGAGGAATTTTGACAAGAAGGAAGAAGACGGTTTGGGGAGAATAATAAGGGCGGACGGATTTGGGAATTGTAGGAGATAAACTTTGGACTTTTTGCGTCTTAATTAACGTTTTAATTGACGAAAAAAcgaattggaaaaaaaaaaaaaaaaaactaaaacgcTTGGGACTAAACCGGCCTATTAAATTCATTTGGACTGAACCGGATATAACCCAAAACATTCGAGACTAaaccgaaattttttttctaattatttattttatctatttcGGTTTGGAATTACGGTTTGGTTCTATGAACGGAGTCCCGGACCCTTATGTGTCAAACCGTTTAGTTGATAACACCCGATTTGGTTCGGTCCAATTGCACCCGAAACCGTTTGATTCAAATCAGaagaaaaatccaatttacagAACCATACATACAGAAGAGGATAAGCCATTCCAGGCTTCAATCATGGCTTCCAACGTACTTTTACAGGTAACCCTAATTTACGCTCTCTACTTCTTCTCCCGTGATGCAATCGGCCTCAAttcttgtgtaatttctgttgtTTGATTATTTTCCTAGGCTCCGTTCATGGTCCCGAGAGCTCCCAAGACTTTGGCCTTCTCCGCGGCAGTTTCGCGGCATCCCTCCGCCGCGGCATTGATTTCTACAAGTTGTTCTCGCAAGTTGAGTCTTCCGAAGTTGAGTAAAAGTCGCTCCTTTGTTGTGAGAGCGGAGGCAAATGCTGAAGTTGAAGTGGAAGATAGTGCGGAGGCCGAAGTTACCCAGATTGTTGTTGCTTCTGAGGAGAAATCCCCAAGAAAACCCAGAATCAAGCTTGGTGACATTATGGGGGTAATGCTTTGGGTTCTAATTTTGTTTAAATTGCTTTAGGTACAATGGATGTTTATTACCTGCAAATTAAATTGTATTCGAATCTGTCAATGTGACGCCAAGATAACTGAAGGAATGGAAATTtgagatacttgttctttagtTAATATGTCACACATAGTATGAGGATGTGACATATGCCGTTGTCTATGTGTTGTTCTTCGGTGAGAGAGAGCAATGAGGTGAACTAACCATCAAAACAAGCAGCTAATAGATTCTGCCccagatacttgttctttagtTAATATGTCACACATAGTATGAGGGTGAATCTCACATTTTACCAGTGAAATCTCTCTTTTCATTTTTTGGGTTTTTAGAATAAATATGTTAATTGCTGTGCAAGCAGTTGAAGATTGCTTTTTTTCATACAGATTTTGAACAAGAAAGCAATCGAAGCAGCAGACACAGAAAGGCCAACTCCTGATCTTCGAACTGGGGATGTTGTGGAGATCAAATTGGTTGCCCGATCATCAAACTCTTATAATTATTAAGAATTTTAGATTGGTCAATCTTTTTGTACCTGCCCACTTAGTATCTTGAGAAATTTGAATGGATGTAATTGGCTTACAGGAAGTCTGAGAATAAACGGCGTTTATCAGTGTATAAGGGGATAGTTATGTCGAAGCAAAATGCTGGCATCCACACGACAATTCGGATTAGACGAATAATTGCTGGTGTTGGAGTTGAAATTGTGTTCCCTGTGTAAGTATTCTTCACTGTTTGCTTCTGAGGTGGCTTAATCAGAACcctccttttcttttttttcttttttttctttttttatttatttctttccgTTGTCATTGAGCAATTTTATGGTACTTTACTGTTGTTTCCTTTTATATCCTCTGAAAAATGTTGGTGGATATCCTCTGAAAAATGGTTAGTGGATATCCTCTGAAAATACTAATGCAAGTGAAAATCCGATTAGAAATGGCAGCATTAAAAATGTTCTGATTGAAAAAGGAGACTTCGGATCTGGAAATTTGAACTACAAGAAGAGTTTGGATCTGGAATTTAAAAGTGTTTAGCATATAAGAATAGTTAATTTTACACACTTTGGATCTGCAAATTTTCTTGCATCCACCTTTATGCATATGAAAAGGTCCATCTAGTCCTGCATTGCACTAAATTTGCATGGACTACGGAGATTGTACGTTTTCAGCATAAGCTCTTTTATCGTCTATGTACCTCTATGATCATCTCCGTCATATGAATTTGTTGATAATTTAGTTTGTGAATGTGTTTTGTTCGGTATTCGccatttatataattattttcttttttcgtAAAGATGGTTTCTTCTGATTGCGACTCTTGCCTCTCTTATTGATAGATACTCACCAAATATCAAAGAGATCAAAGTATTGCAGCACCGGAAAGTCAGACGAGCCCGGCTGTACTATCTTCGTGACAAACTTCCTAGGCTTTCGACTTTCAAATGAGAGAGAGGCTTGTATTTCACGCTCTTCCAaggaattattttttttttcacctgCTAGCAACTTTAGTTTGAGTTATCCAGGAATTATTTGCCGTCTGTTTTGTACAAGATTTGCTTTTTTTCACTCACGAGTATAGTTACCAAGCTGCACCGGAGCTCTGTATCATATCTTGTTTGTATCGATTTGAAGTATATATAAAGACACACAAAACTTATGTGAGACGATCAAACACATTGTCTCATAAAGCTATAGTTTTTTATACTAAggaaatattttggtatttttaagttttataataactaccttatcttttttttttttcgatattccaccatattaaaattatattaatattctcATATATTATGTCTCCCTAAAAATAATGCTAATTCTGATCCTACTCTTGGTAGGGATGTTAAAACACTTGACAGATCTAAGCCAACCAAGCACGGGGCCTGGTTATGATAGAGGGAATGCAGTTACACAGGCTCTTGTCAGTGAGGCTTGTCCATGTTTTTACATCTATTTTCTAAAGTCGTGTTGTAAACAaggttttaaaaatatgaagCGCGTCGAAaccttgatatcaatttttataatttaaacaGGTTAGTATGAGATTAATCATGAacatacatttttatttttagtataatTTTAACTTTATCAAATCAATCAATAGATTAACGAACacataaaatacaaaaaatgtatttttagaatttctatctttttttttaatgcatttatttatttttctatcaAGACCAACTAGCTAAATAATATTTTGGTGTCTTTAGGAAGAAAACtttatatatcaaatatttaatattttcgctgAATATTTTGTTTCAAGTTTTTGCCCAAACTGAAGCTTTTTGTTCACGACTCTCTTAGAGTTTCTATGCGTATGTAAGCAACTGAGTTTCGATCGTACAATCTAAATCACTGTCCATTGTTCATCTCATTTATTCGAGTAATCATGTCTTTCTCTAGGATTTAGGAAAGATCCATACTTTTTCAACCCTAAACTACGATGGTGCTCCAAATTATGCTATATACAGATAAGAGGATATGAACAACGATGCAATAAAAATTAGATGTAAACTCTAATTCTTCAGTTATtaatcttaaaataaataagattCGGTTAATCAAATGCACGACACGCCCACTCACCTATATAAATATGACTTCAAAGGAATGAAAAATTGCCCATGTTCCCTCTTATGCAAGTCTAAGTACGATACAAAGCGAATATAAAAACAAAAGTAAGCTTCATTAAACATATTGTTCATGTAGTTCCCAATACTTCAGAAGGAGATTGTTCAAAAAGTCATTTATGGCAACTTCTGTTCAACTTCCATATTATGTATTCACCTCACTTTTTGGCACTAAAGTTCCTTCCGAAAAAAAGAATGCTTGTTTTTCCATCCTAGACATTGTCTTGAAATGAACTGCTTGATACTGAATCTTCTTGATCATTCTTGTGCCGGTTTGAACAGATGGTGGGAAAACGCCCTGACTAATCAGTAAAGTAGAAGCTATTCCAAGTTTTTCCACTGCATATGGTGTTACCGCCTGCTGAGAAATTAGGGTGTAAAGTAAGATTTGGAACAACAACGAACAAACAGCAAACAACATGACACGTACAGAAAAATGGGGTTGTACCCGATGTACCACACGAGGCTTCACAGCAAGACCTGAATGGCATGAAAGGTTTTTGTTATAGAACAAATCAGCTATAAGTCTTGCTATGGTCAATTATCTAGCAGTCTGCTGG comes from Henckelia pumila isolate YLH828 chromosome 4, ASM3356847v2, whole genome shotgun sequence and encodes:
- the LOC140865778 gene encoding large ribosomal subunit protein bL19cz-like isoform X2; this translates as MASNVLLQAPFMVPRAPKTLAFSAAVSRHPSAAALISTSCSRKLSLPKLSKSRSFVVRAEANAEVEVEDSAEAEVTQIVVASEEKSPRKPRIKLGDIMGILNKKAIEAADTERPTPDLRTGDVVEIKLEV
- the LOC140865778 gene encoding large ribosomal subunit protein bL19cz-like isoform X1; this translates as MASNVLLQAPFMVPRAPKTLAFSAAVSRHPSAAALISTSCSRKLSLPKLSKSRSFVVRAEANAEVEVEDSAEAEVTQIVVASEEKSPRKPRIKLGDIMGILNKKAIEAADTERPTPDLRTGDVVEIKLVARSSNSYNY